TGGACTCAATACCTGATATAATGAAGACATGGAAACATCCCTCTCTTTTTCAATGAAAAACACCGCGGTGTCTTTCGATAATATGATTCTGATCGTCCTGCTTCTGCTTTCGTTCTTATAGAAGAGCAAATACCATGCCAAACAATTGAAAGCGATTTCACAACAAAACGATTCGAAATTGATCATTTTTGCATATGCATCACTGCACATAGATGATTAATTCTGATTATTCCGTTTACAAGCCTACTGAGGAGGACCCCGATGTATCAAACCAAGTATTTCCAGACCAGTGACAATCATGAGCTTGCTAAATTGCTGACGACCATCTTCAGTACGTCCCACGATGGATTGGCGATCTGTGACCGTAACGGCTACGTCCTGCTTTACAACGAGGCGTACTTGAACATCACGGGAGTTCCCGCCGACATCTTGAACAATTTTAGCTTTATGGAGCAAAAAGAAATGCATCTGGTTCCTGATTCTTCAGCTGTACGTACGATTTTGACAAAACAAACGCATAGTGTCGTGATCGATTATGCGAACGGTCGGCAAGCGATCAATACGGCTACCCCGCTGCTCGATCCAAACAAGGAATTATTGTTCGTGGTGGGAAATGTGCGTGACGTCACGGAGCTGAATCAGCTTCAGAAGGAGCTGGAGGAAACACGTCAAATCAGTTCGGCGTATCAAAGGGCTTTGGAGCATATACAAACCGATGGTGACTTTGACGAGCAGATTATTTATCGTAGTGGACTCATGCATCGAATAGCTTCACTCGCCAAACGCTTTGCGACCAACGACTCCCCCGTCCTTTTGCTAGGCGAGTCTGGTGTCGGTAAGGATGTCATAGCGAACTACATTCACGCCCAAAGCGGACGTACAGGGGACTTCATTAAGATTAACTGTGGGGCTATTCCCGAGCATTTACTCGAGTCCGAATTGTTTGGATATGAGAAAGGCGCCTTTACGGGGGCAAGTCAATCGAAGGAGGGATTGTTTGAGCTAGCGGATCGAGGAACCATTTTTCTCGATGAGATTGGAGACCTCCCTTTTCCTTTACAGGTGAAGCTCTTGAATGTGTTACAGGATGGACGGATTCGCAGACTCGGGGGAAAAACATCGCGTCAGGTTAACATGCGAATCATCGCTGCCACCAATAGCGACTTGGAAGCGATGGTCGAACAAAAACGGTTTCGGCAGGATCTGTTCTACCGGCTAAACGTACTTGCCCTCACCATTCCCCCCTTGCGTGAGCGCCGCGAGGATATTCCGGCTCTTATTTTCTACTATTTGAAAAAGCTCGAATGGAAGTACCAGCAAGAAATGCGCATCGAAACAGATGCGTTGGAGGCGCTGATGGATTATAACTGGCCAGGAAATACACGTGAACTGAAAAATGTGGTGGAACGTTCTTTCCATATGTGTGAAAACGGGCGAATTACATTTGATCAGTTGCCGGCGTCCATTCGCAATACTCAGCAGACAGCCCTGCCGCTCCACCTCGCCAAAATGGATGAGCTGTTGCCGTTAAAAGAGGCAGTCGAACGGTTTGAACGTGCGTATATCCAACGACTTTTAATAGAGACAGACACCATGCAGCAGTGTGCGGATAAGCTGCAAGTGAACATATCCACGCTCGTGCGAAAAAAACGGAGCCTCGGAATTAAATAATGCAATAGTAAAAGCCCGATACACTTAAGTTCGGGCTTTCTCGTTATTTCAGAGTATGATCTCGCAAACATCCGGGGGCTATCTCACAAGCCCTTCTCTTAATGTGTTGATCCCATGCTCCAGATACCCCTTCAAACAGCTTAAGACGTAAACCCAGCCTTCTTTATTGTCGATCATTTTTTGAAGGAGCGCAGGATCATTTTCTTGAAAGCCCTCTTCGTTCACTTCAATGATCGTCGTGGCTTCATCCAACTCTTTTAACGTAATCGTTACGGTATTTTCTTCTCCAGCCCACTGAAAAAGGATTCGTTTATTCACTTCGATTTCGTGAACGGTAATCCCTACTTCTGCGTTGTAAATATCGTAGAATAACGTAATATTCTTCCCTTCTTCCCACCTTGCCGAGCTGGAAGAGAACCAGAAGTTGCCGATTTTTGCCGGGTCCACGAAAGCTTCGAACACTTCATGGGCAGGCCTGTTCATCTGAAATTTTGTAAGATTATTCATGCGTCCGTCAACTCTCTTTCTGATTGCTGCTTCCACCGTATCATAATCACATTTGCGAGACAAACGCCAGAATGAATCCCCTTTTATTCTTTTACTGCCCCAGAAGTCAATCCTGAGATAATCCGCTTCTGGAAAATCAATACCATCACTACGAGTGGGATCGTCACGATGATGGAGGCAGCAGATATTTCTCCCCATGGGATTGTAAACATTCCCTGAAACATAACGATTCCCACAGGTACAGTCTTCATCGCTTCCTGTGTATTCAACGTCAAGGCGAACAAAAATTCGTTCCACGCTGCTATAAAAATGAGAATGGCCGTCGTAAAAACCCCAGGCATGGCGAGTGGGAAAAACACTTTGGTCATCGTCTGCCAAATGCTCGCGCCGTCTACTTTGGCTGCTTCGCCCAAATCACTCGGTATTTTGCGGAAAAAGATGGTCAGATTCCAGATCGCAAGCGGCAGCGCAAAAGTTGTATAAGGAATGATCAGACCTATGTAGCTGTTCGTTAAGCCCATCGATTGCATGAACATAAAAATAGGTGAAATGGTAGCAATCTGCGGAAACATGGACACAGCCAGTACGACACCCAAAATAATCGTTTTTCCCCGAAAGGACAGCCAGGCAATCGCATATGCAGCAAAAGAAGCGATCGTAATGGAGTAGAGCGTGGTTAACATCGCCACGACAGTTGAATTCCACAAGTACCGGGCAAATGGTCTTTCCGTGAAGACGCGGATAAAGTTGTCAAACGAAGGATTTTGGATGATAAAATGAAAGGCTCGCTCTCCAAACAGCTCCGCTGGTGGCTTCAATGCTGCGAGGAGAATCCATAAAAACGGGAACATCACAAGAAAAACGAATAGCAGTAGACCCACGTAAAACAAGGGACCTGTATGTTTGCGCATCCAATCACCTCCTTATTTGCCACTGCCATCGCTCAGCAGATCAGCTCCCAATATTTTGACATAGCCGATAGAGATCAATGCCACACACAAAAAGACAATGACTGCGAGCGCGGAGCCTTCCCCAAAGCTCATTTGAGCAAACATCGTTTTATACGCGTACATGGAAATGGTCTCGGTCGAGTTCCCGGGTGCCCCACCTGTCAGCGTGTAAATCAAATCAAATACGCGGAATGCATCTAATGTACGGAACAATAACGCCACCAGAATGGTTGATTTCAGCATCGGAAGCGTAATACGAAAAAATTGCTGGGTGCGGGTGGCACCATCCACAGAAGCTGCTTCATACAAGCTTTGCGGAATCGTTTGCAGGCCTGCGAATATGAGCAAAGCCATGAATGGCGTCGTCTTCCACACATCTGCCAAAATGACGGAAAACATGGCTCCAGCCTTTGTCGTCAGGAGCATCCCCATATCTGAGATCAACCCTGCCTGCTCAAAAAGATAGGCCACGATGCCATTTTGTCCGTCGTACAAAAACTTCCACATCATCGCGGAGATCACAGTCGGAATCGCCCACGGTATTAACACGGTTGCTCGAACAAGACTCCTTCCACGAAAAGGTCGATTGATCAACAATGCAATCAATATACCGAGCACCAATTCAATGGCAACGGAGATAACGGTAAAAAACGCCGTATTGTACAGAGACTCCCACATCCGAGCGTCCGTTAAAAACTTCTTGTAGTAGGCAAAACCAACAAAGTTGGGCTCGATAATCGAAGCTTCAATGCCTTGGATCACGCCAAGTGCACCCTCTGGCTTGGAAAGCAGCTTTTGTTCACTCATTTGAAAAAGGACTGCTCTGACTTCTGCCAAGCTGGTTTTGATTGCGTCTGTTTGTTCGTTCGAGAGGCTCACATATTTGAGTTCTGTGGGGACTGGTTTAAAGTCCAGCAATAGCTGGTCGATCATTTGGTATCTGCTCGCGATCTCGCCTGTTTGGTTGAGGGAAGTGTTCATTTGTTCGATTTGCGCTTGGAGCGCATTCAATTTTTCCTTTGATGACCCTTCGGCAGACTCTGCCTCCCTCTTCACATACCGGAGCAGATTGGGTAACGTGCTGACATAGCGCTCCATATCTAGTCCGTATGTAGAGTGAATCTCTGATTTCGTCGGGTCGTTCAACCGGATATCGTGTAGACTGATCCAAAAGGATCGCATGACAGGCCAAATCGCGATAACAAGTATGATGAGCAGTGCAGGAAAAATCAGCAAATACCCCATCTGTTTTTCTGAGAGAGACATTTTGGTTGATCGATTCATCCGTTCACCACCTTCCTTCCCGCTAGAAGCTTGCTTGTGCTTGCCAGATCGTAGTGCAATTTCCAAGGAAGCCGATTTGACTCCCTTGGAAGCCCCACGTTTTTCCAGCTTATTTTTTCATCAAGTCGTTCATCTGCGTTTCCATGTTTTGCACCGCTTGCTCGGCTGTTTGCTGCCCTGCGAGCGCTTTGGACACTTCGATCTGGATCACTTCTGAAATTTTTGGATAGATCGGAGTCGTTGGACGAGAGACAGCAGCACTTACGCCATCGACGAAATCTTTGTTAGCAAACAGCGGACTGGCTTTTTGAACATCGGCTTCATCGTAGGCTGGCAGGTAGGTTGGTGCGAGTCCACCTTCTACCGCGGATATTTTCTGCCCCTCTGGACCTGTCATGAATTTGAGGAATTCCCATGCTTCTTTCGGGTGCTTCGAGAACTTGTTGATTCCACCCATCCAACCGCCGAGTGCTGCTGCGGAGCCTGCATCGCCTGCTGGCAGTGGAGCGATCGCGACTTGATCGACGATTTTGGACTGAGCCTGATCCTGCGCTAACGAGAACTGATACGGCCAGTTGCGGATAAAAGGTGCCTGCCCCTCGAGGAATGCCGTATGTGATTCCGGCTCCATGAATGTGGTGATATTGGTTGGGACAAAATCGGATTTGACGACCTCGATCATTTTTTTCAATCCTTTGATCGTAGCTGGATTGTTGACCGCTACTTTGCCTTGTTCATCTAAAATTTTTCCACCGTACGATGCACTGAACTCGACAAAGTTACAAACCAATCCTTCATATTGCTTAGCTTGCATCAAGTAACCGAACTTCGTGCCGCCCTTACCCTTCGTTGCTTTTGCTTGGGCAATCAAGTCATCCCACGTCTTTGGAGCTTCGGATACGAGATCTTTGCGGTAGAACAAGAGTCCCGCGTCGATAAACTTGGGCATAGTCCATTGCTGACCGCCAAAGTTCCCGGCATCCATGGCCCCTTTGATATATTTTCCGGTTTCGACTCCATCTTGTTCCATCAGGCGGTCGAGCGGCAGGAGATAACCCGCTTGTGCGAATTCAGCCGGCCAAATGACATCGAGGTCAAACACGTCGATCTCGGACGATTGTGCACTGAACATCGTGACGTACTGGTCATGGCTTTGTCCTGTATCCGCAGGCATTTCGCGAATCTCTATCTCGATGTTTGGATTTGCTTTTTGGAATGCCTCCACGAGCTTGACAGTGGAATCTGTTGAGTCTTTGCCCCGTGCGTAGACGAGCTTGATTTTCTCTGCTGGTTGCTGTGCTGGCTCTGTTTTGGGTGCTGTTGGTGTTGCAGGCTGTGATGGGGTTGTATCTGTAGAGGCTTGCTGAGGTGCGGAAGAACATGCTGCCAATGAAAAGGCCATTAATAAGGTAAGTCCAACGGATGTAAGTCTTTTCGCAACTTTCATCTAAGTAACCCCCTATGCTCATGTTATAAACGGACTGCTTCACCTTTTTGTGCGGATTTGTAGATGGCTTCGATCAATCTGTTGATGTACAAGGCTTGTTCCGGTGTGCAGAGAATCTCTGCCTTCCCTTCGATGGCGTCGATGAAATTACGGAATAAGAGTACGCGTTCTTTTTGAGGTTTTGGTGTTAATTCTGTCGAGGCAGCTACGCCGTTCCATTCGTGGTAAAGCGTGAACTGGTTCTCCAATAAACGAAGGGATGCCCCACCCTCTTGTCCATATAGTTGAAGGAAAACGTTTTCCTCTTCGATGTGAGAAGCCCAGCTTGCATCGAGCGTAAGCGACAATCCATTTTCAAAGGTGATCATCGCCACTGCCATATCTTCCACGTCAAACTTCCCGCTATCATCGATCCTGCCCCACTCTGACAAGCCGCGTTTGTGAGGCCCGAATTGCGCGTACGTTTGCCCGAGGACGGATACTGGCTTTGGATGGTCCAAGAGCCATAAGGTCAAATCGAGCATATGTACGCCGATATCAATCAACGGACCCCCGCCTGCCCATTCTTTTTGCGTAAACCAGCTTCCCCATCCTGGAATCCCATTTCGTCTGACCCAACCGGTTTTGGCGTGATAAATATTTCCCAGCTTTCCTTCCTTCAGCCATGTTTTGACTTGCAGGGAATCGCTACGGAATCGGTTGTTTTGTGCTACCATGAGGATTTTGTCTGCTTTCTTCGCGGCTTCGATCATTTCTTCTGCTTCCTGGGCATTCATCGCCATCGGCTTTTCGCACAGCAAGTGCTTACCTGCTGCAAGCGCACTTTTGGTTGCTTCTGCATGCAAGTAGTTCGGGACACAAACAATGATCGCGTCTGTATCAGACTCTTGAAGCATCGTCTCGTATTCGGTGAAAACCTGCGGTATGTCATGCCGTTTTGCACGATAGGAAGCCATTTCTGCGGAAATATCTGCAATGGCAACTACCTCTGCTCGCGGCTCTTCCTTGATCGCCTCCAAGTGTGCTTCTGTAATCCCCCCTGCACCGATGATTCCGATTTTCCATTTGCGTTGATTCGTCATTTTCTCCCCTCCTACACCCACCATAGATTCTGGACTGGTTCCCGCAAGATGACTTGCTGCAGGTTTCGAACAGCTCGCTGAAAGCCTTCCTCAATCGACATGATGGCATCCTCGTGCTCGATGCTCACGACATGATCGTATCCATTCATGCGCAGTGCGCTCATCATATCCGCCCACGTCTGCTGTGAATGCCCATAGCCTACGGTTCGGAAATACCAAGCACGTTCATGTAGATTGGCGTAGGAATTCATATCTGTCAGCCCGTACATGTTCACTTTTTCCTGGTCAATATACGTGTCTTTGGCATGGAAATGATAGATGGCTTTTTCTTTGCCCAAGATTTTGATCGCAGCTACCGGATCAATCCCTTGCCACCACATGTGACTTGGATCGAAGTTTGCCCCAATCCCCTCGCCTACCTGTTCCCGCAGTTTTAGTAGCGTCCCTGGTGTGTGAACGAGAAAGCCGCCATGCAGTTCCAATGCAACCTTGACATGATGCTCAGTCGCATACGCAGTCCATTCGCGCCAGTACG
This genomic stretch from Brevibacillus sp. DP1.3A harbors:
- a CDS encoding SRPBCC family protein, which translates into the protein MSRKCDYDTVEAAIRKRVDGRMNNLTKFQMNRPAHEVFEAFVDPAKIGNFWFSSSSARWEEGKNITLFYDIYNAEVGITVHEIEVNKRILFQWAGEENTVTITLKELDEATTIIEVNEEGFQENDPALLQKMIDNKEGWVYVLSCLKGYLEHGINTLREGLVR
- a CDS encoding sugar phosphate isomerase/epimerase; the protein is MKLGVFTVLFSEKSFEEMLDHVKAAGLEAVEIGTGCYPGNSHCNLDELLESPEKRRAYKKAVEDRGLIISALSCHGNPLTPDKSFAQQSHDTFVKTVQLAEMLEVPVVNCFSGTAGDHEGAKYPSWPVAPWPNEYRDVLHWQWNEKLIPYWREWTAYATEHHVKVALELHGGFLVHTPGTLLKLREQVGEGIGANFDPSHMWWQGIDPVAAIKILGKEKAIYHFHAKDTYIDQEKVNMYGLTDMNSYANLHERAWYFRTVGYGHSQQTWADMMSALRMNGYDHVVSIEHEDAIMSIEEGFQRAVRNLQQVILREPVQNLWWV
- a CDS encoding carbohydrate ABC transporter permease; this encodes MNRSTKMSLSEKQMGYLLIFPALLIILVIAIWPVMRSFWISLHDIRLNDPTKSEIHSTYGLDMERYVSTLPNLLRYVKREAESAEGSSKEKLNALQAQIEQMNTSLNQTGEIASRYQMIDQLLLDFKPVPTELKYVSLSNEQTDAIKTSLAEVRAVLFQMSEQKLLSKPEGALGVIQGIEASIIEPNFVGFAYYKKFLTDARMWESLYNTAFFTVISVAIELVLGILIALLINRPFRGRSLVRATVLIPWAIPTVISAMMWKFLYDGQNGIVAYLFEQAGLISDMGMLLTTKAGAMFSVILADVWKTTPFMALLIFAGLQTIPQSLYEAASVDGATRTQQFFRITLPMLKSTILVALLFRTLDAFRVFDLIYTLTGGAPGNSTETISMYAYKTMFAQMSFGEGSALAVIVFLCVALISIGYVKILGADLLSDGSGK
- a CDS encoding Gfo/Idh/MocA family protein; translation: MTNQRKWKIGIIGAGGITEAHLEAIKEEPRAEVVAIADISAEMASYRAKRHDIPQVFTEYETMLQESDTDAIIVCVPNYLHAEATKSALAAGKHLLCEKPMAMNAQEAEEMIEAAKKADKILMVAQNNRFRSDSLQVKTWLKEGKLGNIYHAKTGWVRRNGIPGWGSWFTQKEWAGGGPLIDIGVHMLDLTLWLLDHPKPVSVLGQTYAQFGPHKRGLSEWGRIDDSGKFDVEDMAVAMITFENGLSLTLDASWASHIEEENVFLQLYGQEGGASLRLLENQFTLYHEWNGVAASTELTPKPQKERVLLFRNFIDAIEGKAEILCTPEQALYINRLIEAIYKSAQKGEAVRL
- a CDS encoding ABC transporter substrate-binding protein; translated protein: MKVAKRLTSVGLTLLMAFSLAACSSAPQQASTDTTPSQPATPTAPKTEPAQQPAEKIKLVYARGKDSTDSTVKLVEAFQKANPNIEIEIREMPADTGQSHDQYVTMFSAQSSEIDVFDLDVIWPAEFAQAGYLLPLDRLMEQDGVETGKYIKGAMDAGNFGGQQWTMPKFIDAGLLFYRKDLVSEAPKTWDDLIAQAKATKGKGGTKFGYLMQAKQYEGLVCNFVEFSASYGGKILDEQGKVAVNNPATIKGLKKMIEVVKSDFVPTNITTFMEPESHTAFLEGQAPFIRNWPYQFSLAQDQAQSKIVDQVAIAPLPAGDAGSAAALGGWMGGINKFSKHPKEAWEFLKFMTGPEGQKISAVEGGLAPTYLPAYDEADVQKASPLFANKDFVDGVSAAVSRPTTPIYPKISEVIQIEVSKALAGQQTAEQAVQNMETQMNDLMKK
- a CDS encoding sigma-54-dependent Fis family transcriptional regulator, translated to MYQTKYFQTSDNHELAKLLTTIFSTSHDGLAICDRNGYVLLYNEAYLNITGVPADILNNFSFMEQKEMHLVPDSSAVRTILTKQTHSVVIDYANGRQAINTATPLLDPNKELLFVVGNVRDVTELNQLQKELEETRQISSAYQRALEHIQTDGDFDEQIIYRSGLMHRIASLAKRFATNDSPVLLLGESGVGKDVIANYIHAQSGRTGDFIKINCGAIPEHLLESELFGYEKGAFTGASQSKEGLFELADRGTIFLDEIGDLPFPLQVKLLNVLQDGRIRRLGGKTSRQVNMRIIAATNSDLEAMVEQKRFRQDLFYRLNVLALTIPPLRERREDIPALIFYYLKKLEWKYQQEMRIETDALEALMDYNWPGNTRELKNVVERSFHMCENGRITFDQLPASIRNTQQTALPLHLAKMDELLPLKEAVERFERAYIQRLLIETDTMQQCADKLQVNISTLVRKKRSLGIK
- a CDS encoding carbohydrate ABC transporter permease: MRKHTGPLFYVGLLLFVFLVMFPFLWILLAALKPPAELFGERAFHFIIQNPSFDNFIRVFTERPFARYLWNSTVVAMLTTLYSITIASFAAYAIAWLSFRGKTIILGVVLAVSMFPQIATISPIFMFMQSMGLTNSYIGLIIPYTTFALPLAIWNLTIFFRKIPSDLGEAAKVDGASIWQTMTKVFFPLAMPGVFTTAILIFIAAWNEFLFALTLNTQEAMKTVPVGIVMFQGMFTIPWGEISAASIIVTIPLVVMVLIFQKRIISGLTSGAVKE